From a single Miscanthus floridulus cultivar M001 chromosome 8, ASM1932011v1, whole genome shotgun sequence genomic region:
- the LOC136474526 gene encoding actin-depolymerizing factor 1-like, which yields MSNSASGMAVCDECKLKFLELKAKRSFRFIVFKINENVQQVVVDRLGEPGESYDAFTACLPADECRYAVFDFDFVTDENCQKSKIFFISWAPDASRVRSKMLYASSKDRFKRELDGIQVELQATDPSEMSMDIIKSRAL from the exons ATG TCGAACTCGGCGTCTGGAATGGCCGTTTGTGATGaatgcaaactcaagttcctgGAACTCAAGGCGAAGAGGAGCTTCCGTTTCATCGTGTTCAAGATCAACGAGAACGTGCAGCAGGTGGTGGTGGACAGGCTTGGAGAGCCAGGTGAAAGCTACGATGCCTTCACTGCCTGCTTGCCCGCCGACGAGTGCCGCTACGCGGTGTTTGATTTTGACTTCGTCACTGATGAGAACTGCCAGAAGAGCAAGATCTTCTTCATCTCTTG GGCCCCAGATGCATCGAGGGTGAGAAGCAAGATGCTGTACGCAAGCTCCAAGGACCGGTTCAAGAGGGAGCTCGACGGCATTCAGGTGGAGCTCCAAGCAACTGACCCGAGTGAAATGAGCATGGACATCATTAAGTCGCGAGCCCTCTGA
- the LOC136474527 gene encoding pentatricopeptide repeat-containing protein At5g39350-like: MTTSALVRQCLALLLRSKSSATPLVPTTAAQLHALLLTSGHLHCDSLHLLLYSYCACGRPFDAHNLLAQMPQPAPVSVSNTLLRSYTGLGFHRQALALYSQMRAVDHLTFTFAAKACAGLRLRRHGRAVHGRALAAGFGGDAYVQNALVSMYMRCRDVVAAEAVFGALRSRTTVSWNTVITGCVKDGRAERALEVFETMVGRGVCIDRATVVSVLPACAQARDLHTGRAVHRLAEMRGLVNYVAVKNALIDMYGKCGSLEDARRVFDEDSYDKDVVSWTAMIGAHVLNGHASKAFTLGSEMRVTSEAQPNAVTMAHLLSACASLLSGKHAKCTHALCIRLGLGSDTVVETALVHCYAKCGYMGMIDMVVDKGSRRTETWNAAISGYTQREQGKKALALFKQMLAESVRPDSATMASVIPAYAESADLVQAKNIHCCLLIRGCLGSTDIATGLIDVYAKAGDLGVAWELFQCLPEKDVVAWTTVIAGYGMHGHAQTAILLYSRMVELGVLPNTVTMASLLYSCSHAGMVDEGLRLFNDMRGVHGLMPNAEHYLCLVDMLGRAGRIEEAYRLIQDMPFEPSTSVWSALLGACVLHENVEFGEVAAKHLFELEPDNVGNYVLLGKVYAAADRWSDVQDLRRVMEGRGLHKDPGSSVVDAKSEVC, encoded by the coding sequence ATGACAACCAGCGCCCTTGTCCGGCAATGCCTCGCGCTCCTCCTCCGATCCAAAAGCTCCGCAACCCCGCTCGTTCCCACCACCGCCGCGCAGCTCCACGCACTCCTCCtcacgtccggtcacctccacTGCGACAGCCTTCATCTCCTCTTATATTCTTACTGCGCATGTGGCCGTCCCTTCGACGCCCACAACCTGCTGGCTCAAATGCCCCAACCGGCCCCGGTTTCCGTCTCCAACACCCTCCTCCGCTCCTACACCGGTCTCGGCTTCCACCGACAGGCCCTCGCTCTCTACTCACAGATGCGCGCCGTCGACCACCTCACCTTCACCTTCGCCGCCAAGGCCTGTGCGGGCCTCCGCCTCAGGCGCCATGGGCGCGCCGTGCACGGCCGCGCCCTCGCCGCAGGCTTCGGCGGCGACGCCTACGTGCAGAACGCGCTCGTGTCCATGTATATGCGCTGCAGAGACGTGGTCGCGGCGGAGGCAGTGTTCGGCGCTCTGCGGAGCCGGACAACCGTGTCGTGGAACACGGTCATCACTGGATGTGTCAAGGACGGCCGCGCGGAGAGGGCGTTGGAGGTGTTCGAGACGATGGTTGGCCGTGGCGTGTGCATTGACCGTGCCACGGTTGTGTCAGTGCTGCCAGCTTGTGCACAAGCCAGGGACTTGCACACGGGGAGAGCTGTGCACCGGTTGGCTGAGATGAGAGGCTTGGTGAACTATGTCGCGGTGAAGAATGCTCTGATCGACATGTATGGGAAGTGCGGGAGCCTGGAGGATGCAAGAAGGGTGTTCGATGAAGACAGCTATGATAAGGATGTCGTTTCTTGGACGGCGATGATTGGTGCACACGTGCTGAATGGCCATGCGAgcaaggccttcactcttggttcTGAGATGCGGGTGACCAGTGAAGCACAGCCTAATGCTGTGACCATGGCGCATCTGCTCTCAGCTTGCGCCAGCTTGCTGTCAGGGAAGCATGCCAAGTGCACACATGCATTGTGCATTAGACTTGGGCTTGGATCAGATACTGTTGTCGAGACTGCACTTGTTCACTGTTACGCAAAATGTGGCTATATGGGGATGATAGACATGGTGGTCGACAAAGGATCACGACGGACTGAAACATGGAATGCAGCAATATCTGGTTATACTCAAAGAGAACAGGGAAAGAAAGCTCTAGCACTGTTTAAGCAAATGCTTGCAGAATCAGTGCGTCCAGATTCTGCAACAATGGCAAGCGTCATCCCAGCTTATGCAGAGTCTGCGGACCTGGTACAGGCAAAGAACATCCACTGCTGCTTACTAATTCGTGGATGTCTTGGGAGTACAGATATTGCCACTGGTCTAATCGATGTGTATGCCAAGGCTGGTGACTTGGGTGTCGCGTGGGAGCTCTTCCAGTGTTTGCCTGAAAAGGATGTTGTTGCCTGGACAACTGTCATCGCCGGATACGGAATGCACGGGCATGCCCAAACTGCCATCCTGCTATATTCAAGGATGGTGGAGCTGGGGGTGCTGCCGAACACCGTTACCATGGCCTCCTTGTTGTACTCTTGCAGCCACGCCGGCATGGTAGACGAAGGCCTCCGGCTGTTCAACGACATGCGGGGCGTCCATGGCCTGATGCCAAATGCAGAGCACTACTTGTGCCTGGTTGACATGCTTGGGCGTGCTGGGAGGATCGAGGAGGCCTACCGCCTCATCCAAGACATGCCATTCGAGCCGAGCACGTCGGTGTGGAGCGCTCTGCTGGGTGCCTGTGTCCTCCACGAGAATGTTGAGTTCGGGGAGGTTGCTGCTAAACATTTGTTTGAGCTTGAACCGGATAACGTTGGGAattatgtgctccttgggaagGTATATGCTGCAGCTGACAGATGGAGCGATGTTCAGGATCTGCGGAGAGTGATGGAGGGAAGGGGTCTTCACAAAGATCCAGGATCTAGTGTAGTTGATGCGAAGTCTGAAGTGTGCTGA